The following proteins are co-located in the Pararge aegeria chromosome 3, ilParAegt1.1, whole genome shotgun sequence genome:
- the LOC120637446 gene encoding myosin-VIIa isoform X2, producing the protein MVIVTRGDYIWIEPVSGREFDVAIGARVLAAEGRRIRVRDDDGQEQWLPPERRIKAMHATSVHGVEDMISLGDLHEAGILRNLLIRYNENLIYTYTGSILVAVNPYQILPIYTADQIKLYKERKIGELPPHIFAIGDNAYAHMRRYGQDQCIVISGESGAGKTESTKLILQYLAAISGKHSWIEQQILEANPILEAFGNAKTVRNDNSSRFGKYIDIHFNSNGVIEGAKIEQYLLEKSRIVFQGTDERNYHVFYCLLAGLSRDEKKKLDLGEPSEYRYLSGGNSFTCEGRDDAAEFADIRSAMKVLLFTESEIWEILKLLAAVLHCGNIKYEATVVDNLDATEIIEQANVKRVASLLGVPTQTLIQALTRKTLFAHGETVVSTLSRDQSVDIRDAFVKGIYGRLFVTIVRKINAAIYKPKATMRTAIGVLDIFGFENFDQNSFEQFCINFANENLQQFFVRHIFKLEQEEYNHEGINWQHIEFVDNQDALDLIALKQLNIMALIDEESKFPKGTDQTMLAKLHKTHGLHRNYLKPKSDINTSFGLNHFAGIVFYDTRGFLEKNRDTFSADLLQLIHISTNKFLQQIFQEDIIMGSETRKRTPTLSTQFKKSLDLLMRTLGSCQPFFIRCIKPNEFKKPMMFDRGLCCRQLRYSGMMETIRIRRAGYPIRHSFKEFVERYRFLISGVPPAHKTDCRAATAKICATVLGKSDYQLGHTKVFLKDAHDLFLEQERDRVLTRKILILQRSIRGWVYRRRFLKQRAAAVLIQRHWRGKLQRIRYNKMKVGYARLQALIRARVLAHRFRHLRGHIVSLQAAARGYLVRRSYGHKMWAIVKIQSHVRCLIAMRRYRRLKQEAIAHNEALRLRRQEEQRLQHQGNTRAKEIAEHNYRERMYELERRDAELALEEKRQLEAKRTLLQEAARKQDEPVDDSKLVEAMFDFLPDSSSEAPAPKDTSIFSDLPQLRADQQEMVTPMQTTSEDEEDLSEFKFQKFAATYFQGNVTHQYSKKPLKHPLLPLHTQGDQLAAQALWITILRFTGDLPEPRYHTMDRDNTSVMSKVTATLGRNFIRSKEFQEAQMMGVDPEAYLNKQKPRSIRHKLVSLTLKRKNKLGEDVRRKLQDEEYTADSYQSWLESRPTSNLEKLHFIIGHGILRAELRDEIYCQICKQLTNNPSKSSHARGWILLSLCVGCFAPSEKFVNYLRAFIREGPPGYAPYCEDRLKRTFNNGTRNQPPSWLELQATKSKKPIMLPITFMDGNTKTLLADSATTARELCNQLSDKIALRDQFGFSLYIALFDKVSSLGSGGDHVMDAISQCEQYAKEQGAQERNAPWRLFFRKEIFAPWHDPTEDQVATNLIYQQVVRGVKFGEYRCDKEEDLAMIAAQQYYIEYGQDMNTERLYTLLPNYIPDYCLTGVEKAVDRWGALVVQAYKKSYYVKEKVPAYRVKEDVVSYAKFKWPLLFSRFYEAYRNSGPNLPKNDVIIAVNWTGVYVVDDQEQVLLELSFPEITTVASQKTNKVFTQTFSLSTVRGEEFTFQSPNAEDIRDLVVYFLEGLKKRSKYVIALQDYKAPGEGSSFLTFQKGDLIILEEESTGESVLNNGWCIGRCERTMERGDFPAETVYVLPALTKPPPDILTLFCQEGAQHGRRAPTSTFNGTETRDKPHTLLEYAMDHFRLPPKRTTSKGLTLSTAKRGAEELWRHSREPIKQPLLKKLQAKEELAEEACFAFAAIVKYMGDLPSKRPRIGNEYTDHIFDGPLKHEILRDEIYCQIMKQLTDNRNRMSEERGWELMWLATGLFACSQGLLRELTLFLRTRRYPIAQDSLQRLQKTLRNGQRKYPPHQVEVEAIQHKTTQIFHKVYFPDDTDEAFEVDSSTRAKDFCQNIAQRLNLRSSEGFSLFVKIADKVISVPEGDFFFDFVRHLTDWIKKARPTRDGITPQFTYQVFFMKKLWTNTVPGKDRAADVIFHFHQELPKLLRGYHRCGREEAARLAALAYRARFGDNKQELQAIPQMLRELVPADLIKLQSSADWKRAIVASYNQDAGMTPEDGKITFLKVIYRWPTFGSAFFEVKQTTEPNYPELLLIAINKHGVSLIHPQSKDILVTHPFTRISNWSSGNTYFHMTIGNLVRGSKLLCETSLGYKMDDLLTSYISLMLTNMNKQRSMRVK; encoded by the exons ATGGTGATCGTTACCAGA GGTGATTACATATGGATCGAGCCGGTGTCCGGGCGCGAGTTCGACGTGGCCATAGGCGCGCGCGTTCTCGCAGCCGAGGGTCGGCGGATACGCGTGCGAGATGACGACGGCCAGGAGCAGTGGCTGCCGCCGGAGCGCCGCATCAAAGCCATGCACGCCACCTCTGTGCACGGCGTGGAGGATATGATCTCCCTCGGCGACCTGCATGAGGCCGGTATCCTAAGGAACCTGCTCATTCGGTACAATGAGAACCTCATCTAC ACTTATACGGGTTCAATATTGGTAGCGGTGAATCCATACCAAATATTACCAATTTACACTGCGGACCAAATTAAGTTatacaaagaaagaaaaattggCGAACTGCCGCCACATATATTCGCAATTGGCGATAATGCGTATGCGCACATGCGACGGTATGGCCAAGATCAATGCATTGTAATCAGTGGAGAATCCGGCGCAGGCAAGACTGAATCCACAAAATTAATTCTGCAGTATCTGGCAGCGATAAGTGGGAAACACTCTTGGATTGAGCAACAG ATCCTGGAAGCCAATCCCATTTTGGAAGCCTTTGGTAACGCAAAAACCGTGCGGAACGACAACTCTTCGCGTTTCGGAAAATATATCGATATTCATTTCAATAGCAATGGTGTTATAGAGGGTGCTAAAATAGAACAATATTTACTAGAGAAATCAAGAATCGTCTTCCAAGGAACAGATGAAAGGAATTATCATGTATTCTATTGTCTATTGGCTGGTTTATCTAGAGACGAGAAGAAGAAGTTGGATTTAGGGGAGCCTTCGGAATACCGGTATTTATCAGGA GGCAACAGCTTCACATGTGAAGGCAGAGATGATGCAGCTGAGTTTGCAGACATCCGATCTGCGATGAAAGTTTTGCTGTTCACCGAATCTGAGATAtgggaaatattaaaattgttggCTGCAGTGTTACACTGTGGAAACATCAAATACGAGGCAACTGTCGTAGACAATTTGGATGCAACTGAAATCATAGAACAGGCTAACGTTAAAAGAGTGGCGAGTTTATTAGGTGTACCAACTCAAACTTTAATTCAAGCTTTGACACGAAAAACATTGTTTGCCCACGGAGAAACCGTTGTGTCAACACTAAGTAGAGACCAATCTGTTGATATTAGAGATGCTTTCGTTAAAGGAATTTACGGTCGTCTATTCGTAACTATTGTCAGGAAAATAAACGCAGCTATTtataaacctaaagctactatGCGGACAGCGATAGGAGTTCTAGATATATTCGGGTTTGAAAACTTTGACCAAAACAGTTTCGAACAGTTTTGTATAAATTTCGCTAACGAAAACCTGCAGCAATTTTTCGTTAGGCATATATTTAAACTAGAACAAGAGGAATACAATCACGAGGGCATAAATTGGCAACATATAGAATTCGTTGATAATCAAGATGCTTTAGATTTAATCGCTCTGAAACAGTTAAACATAATGGCATTAATAGATGAGGAATCAAAATTCCCGAAAGGCACAGATCAAACTATGTTAGCTAAGTTACATAAAACTCACGGTCTACACAGAAATTACCTCAAACCGAAGTCAGATATTAATACTAGCTTTGGCTTAAATCATTTCGCCGGTATAGTATTTTACGACACCCGAGGATTCCTTGAAAAAAATCGAGACACATTCAGCGCTGACTTGTTACAGTTAATTCATATTTCAACAAATAAGTTTTTACAACAAATATTCCAAGAAGACATAATTATGGGATCTGAAACAAGAAAACGGACGCCTACGCTATCAACCCAGTTCAAGAAATCTTTAGATTTGTTAATGAGAACCCTAGGATCCTGTCAACCATTTTTCATTCGCTGTATAAAGCCAAACGAATTTAAGAAACCCATGATGTTCGATCGCGGTCTATGTTGTCGACAACTTAGGTATTCTGGAATGATGGAAACCATTAGAATAAGGCGAGCTGGATATCCAATTAGGCACAGTTTTAAGGAATTCGTAGAACGATACAGATTTTTGATATCAGGAGTTCCCCCAGCTCATAAAACAGACTGCCGGGCTGCAACAGCGAAGATTTGTGCTACTGTACTAGGTAAATCTGACTATCAATTGGGTCACACTAAAGTATTTCTAAAGGATGCGCACGATTTATTCCTTGAGCAAGAAAGAGACAGAGTACTGACaagaaaaattttaatattacaaagatCTATTCGCGGATGGGTGTATAGAAGAAGATTTTTGAAACAAAGGGCAGCTGCCGTTTTGATTCAGCGCCATTGGCGAGGAAAGCTGCAAAGAATTCGGTATAACAAGATGAAGGTGGGATACGCTAGATTGCAGGCTTTGATTCGTGCTAGGGTATTGGCTCATCGATTCCGACATTTACGTGGACACATTGTTTCGTTGCAA GCCGCAGCTCGTGGGTATCTCGTTCGACGCTCCTACGGTCACAAGATGTGGGCAATCGTCAAAATCCAGAGCCACGTTCGCTGCCTTATCGCTATGCGGCGGTATCGAAGACTGAAGCAGGAAGCTATTGCTCATAATGAGGCGTTGCGCCTGCGCAGGCAGGAAGAGCAGCGATTACAGCACCAGGGTAACACGCGAGCGAAGGAGATAGCAGAACACAACTACagg GAACGCATGTATGAATTGGAGCGACGTGACGCTGAGTTGGCTCTAGAAGAAAAGCGGCAATTAGAAGCAAAGAGGACTTTGTTACAAGAAGCAGCCCGAAAGCAGGACGAACCAGTAGATGACAGTAAACTAGTGGAGGCGATGTTTGATTTCCTGCCTGACTCCAGTAGTGAAGCACCGGCGCCTAAGGACACATCTATATTTAGTGATTTGCCACAATTGCGAGCTGATCAACAAGAG atgGTAACGCCTATGCAAACAACGTCAGAAGATGAAGAGGATCTCTCggaattcaaattccaaaaatTTGCGGCAACGTATTTCCAAGGCAATGTCACACACCAATATTCTAAAAAACCACTTAAACATCCACTGTTGCCGCTTCACACACAGGGAGATCAATTA GCTGCCCAAGCATTATGGATTACTATTTTACGATTTACTGGAGACCTACCAGAGCCAAGATACCACACAATGGACAGAGATAATACCTCAGTGATGTCTAAAGTAACTGCAACACTTGGCAGAAACTTTATAAGGTCTAAAGAATTCCAAGAAGCGCAAATGATGGGTGTTGACCCTGAGGCTTACCTCAACAAACAAAAGCCAAGATCGATTAGGCACAAGTTAGTTTCCTTAACACTGAAGAGGAAAAACAAACTAGGAGAAGACGTCAGGCGAAAATTACAG GACGAAGAATATACAGCTGACAGTTACCAATCATGGCTGGAATCCAGGCCGACGTCCAATTTAGAGaaactacattttataattGGACACGGTATTTTACGTGCTGAGTTGAGAGACGAAATATATTGCCAAATATGTAAACAATTAACAAATAACCCATCTAAATCATCACACGCTCGTGGATGGATTTTGCTATCATTATGTGTTGGATGTTTCGCTCCAAGTGAAAAATTCGTAAATTACCTCAGAGCGTTTATAAGAGAAGGTCCTCCTGGTTATGCTCCATATTGTGAAGATCGCCTTAAGAGAACGTTTAACAATGGAACAAGAAACCAACCTCCATCCTGGTTAGAGCTTCAGGCTACAAAATCTAAAAAACCTATAATGTTACCCATTACTTTTATGGACGGTAACACGAAAACACTGTTAGCCGATTCAGCGACTACTGCAAGAGAGTTGTGTAATCAATTATCAGATAAAATTGCATTACGTGATCAATTTGGATTTTCCTTATACATAGCACTATTTGATAAAGTCAGTTCACTGGGTAGTGGAGGCGATCATGTAATGGATGCAATATCACAATGTGAACAATATGCCAAAGAACAAGGAGCACAAGAACGAAACGCTCCTTGGAGATTATTCTTCAGAAAAGAAATATTTGCTCCGTGGCATGATCCCACAGAAGATCAGGTGGCAACAAATCTAATTTATCAACAAGTAGTCAGAGGTGTAAAGTTTGGAGAATACAGATGCGATAAAGAAGAAGACTTAGCAATGATTGCCGCTCAGCAGTATTACATAGAATATGGACAAGATATGAATACAGAACGCCTTTATACTTTATTACCAAATTACATACCCGATTACTGTCTTACAGGGGTAGAAAAAGCCGTTGATCGGTGGGGCGCACTTGTAGTACaagcatataaaaaaagttactatGTCAAAGAAAAAGTTCCTGCATATAGAGTTAAAGAAGACGTTGTTAGTTATGCAAAATTCAAATGGCCTTTACTTTTCTCTAGATTTTACGAGGCCTATAGAAACTCAGGGCCAAATTTGCCTAAGAATGATGTTATAATAGCAGTCAACTGGACTGGTGTTTATGTTGTTGATGATCAGGAGCAAGTTTTACTGGAATTATCTTTTCCAGAAATAACAACAGTTGCAAGTCAGAAAACTAATAAAGTTTTTACACAAACGTTTAGCTTGTCTACGGTTCGTGGAGAAGAGTTTACATTCCAAAGTCCAAATGCTGAGGACATTCGTGATTTAGTTGTATATTTCTTAGAAGGTCTTAAGAAAAGGTCAAAATACGTTATCGCTTTACAAGATTACAAAGCACCAGGTGAAGGTTCTAGTTTTTTAACTTTCCAAAAAGGAGATCTGATAATTTTAGAAGAAGAAAGTACCGGAGAATCGGTGCTAAACAATGGATGGTGCATTGGTCGTTGTGAAAGGACTATGGAAAGAGGAGATTTTCCTGCAGAAACTGTATACGTTTTACCTGCTCTTACAAAACCACCTCCAGATATATTGACTTTGTTCTGCCAAGAGGGTGCACAACATGGCCGTCGTGCACCTACTAGCACTTTTAATGGGACGGAAACCAGGGATAAACCTCATACTTTATTAGAATATGCTATGGATCACTTTAGGTTGCCACCTAAGAGAACAACATCTAAAGGCCTGACATTGTCGACAGCGAAACGAGGTGCTGAAGAGTTATGGCGACACTCAAGAGAGCCCATAAAGCAACCATTACTTAAGAAATTGCAGGCTAAAGAAGAGCTAGCAGAAGAAGCTTGCTTTGCTTTCGCAGCTATTGTCAAGTATATGGGAGATCTCCCTTCTAAACGTCCTCGGATAGGTAATGAATATACAGATCATATTTTTGATGGCCCTCTTAAACATGAAATTTTAAGAGACGAAATTTATTGCCAAATAATGAAACAATTGACAGATAATAGAAATAGGATGTCAGAAGAAAGAGGTTGGGAACTAATGTGGCTGGCTACTGGTTTGTTTGCATGCAGCCAGGGTTTACTTAGAGAATTAACATTATTCCTTAGGACGAGAAGATATCCAATAGCTCAAGATTCTTTGCAAAGACTGCAGAAAACTTTACGAAATGGCCAAAGAAAGTATCCTCCTCATCAAGTAGAGGTAGAAGCAATCCAACACAAAACAACCCAAATATTTCATAAGGTTTACTTTCCTGATGATACCGATGAAGCATTTGAAGTTGATTCATCTACGAGAGCAAAAGACTTTTGTCAAAATATTGCGCAGAGACTGAATCTCAGATCTAGTGAaggttttagtttatttgttaagatagctgataaggTTATTTCGGTACCAGAAGGCGATTTCTTCTTCGACTTCGTACGACACCTCACAGATTGGATTAAGAAAGCGCGGCCTACAAGAGATGGAATCACACCGCAATTTACTTATCAG GTCTTCTTCATGAAAAAATTGTGGACGAATACGGTGCCGGGAAAAGATCGGGCCGCGGACGTGATATTCCATTTCCATCAGGAGTTGCCAAAGCTTTTACGTGGTTACCATCGCTGTGGGCGTGAAGAAGCCGCTCGATTGGCTGCCCTAGCTTATAGGGCGCGCTTCGGTGATAACAAGCAGGAACTACAAGCTATTCC ACAAATGCTTCGTGAACTAGTCCCCGCAGACCTAATAAAGCTGCAGAGTTCCGCCGACTGGAAGAGAGCGATAGTGGCATCGTACAATCAGGATGCCGGGATGACCCCCGAGGATGGCAAGATAACCTTCCTCAAGGTCATTTACCGGTGGCCAACGTTCGGCTCAGCCTTCTTTGAAGTGAAGCAAACAACAGAGCCTAACTATCCAGAGTTGCTACTTATCGCCATCAATAAGCACGGCGTTAGCTTAATTCACCCTCAGTCAAAG GATATTCTGGTCACGCATCCGTTCACAAGGATATCAAATTGGTCATCTGGCAACACATACTTCCACATGACGATAGGAAATCTAGTGCGCGGCTCCAAGCTGCTATGTGAAACATCGCTCGGTTACAAAATGGACGATTTGCTCACTTCCTACATTTCCCTTATGCTCACCAACATGAATAAGCAAAGATCAATGCGGGtgaaataa